A window of Streptomyces caniferus contains these coding sequences:
- a CDS encoding DeoR/GlpR family DNA-binding transcription regulator: MFAAERRQLILEMVRANGAVSLRELARVVQTSEVTVRRDVRALEAEGLLDRRHGGAVLPGGFTRESGFPQKSHLATAEKTAIADLAAGFVEEGEAIVVGAGTTTQELARRLARVPGLTVVTNSLLVAQALAHANRVEVVMTGGTLRGSNYALVGSGAEQSLQGLRVSRAFLSGSGLTAERGLSTSNMLSASVDRALVQAAGEVVVLADHTKLGSDTMFQTVPTDVITRLVTDEPPGHDDRAATELQALADQGVQIAVAGGSGAGRGPGQPGMDGAGERRGPRRDVPLPGQRRSHAPGGGAGGPQLRSATPLSEASGGRVADLAPRRR; encoded by the coding sequence GTGTTCGCTGCAGAACGTCGCCAATTGATCCTTGAAATGGTGCGCGCCAATGGAGCCGTATCGCTCCGGGAGCTCGCCCGCGTCGTCCAGACCTCCGAAGTAACCGTACGGCGGGACGTGCGGGCGCTGGAGGCAGAGGGGCTGCTCGACCGCCGACACGGCGGTGCGGTCCTGCCGGGAGGCTTTACTCGCGAATCCGGATTCCCCCAGAAGTCCCATCTAGCGACCGCGGAGAAAACGGCCATCGCCGATCTCGCGGCCGGCTTCGTCGAAGAGGGCGAGGCCATCGTCGTCGGTGCCGGTACGACCACCCAGGAGCTGGCCCGCCGGCTCGCCCGGGTCCCCGGCCTGACCGTCGTCACCAACTCCCTGCTGGTCGCCCAGGCGTTGGCCCATGCCAACCGCGTCGAGGTCGTCATGACCGGCGGCACCCTGCGCGGCTCCAACTACGCGCTGGTCGGCAGCGGTGCCGAACAGTCCCTCCAGGGGCTGCGGGTCTCCCGCGCCTTCCTGTCGGGCAGCGGTCTGACCGCCGAGCGCGGGCTGTCCACCTCCAACATGCTCTCCGCCAGCGTCGACCGGGCGCTGGTGCAGGCGGCGGGGGAGGTGGTGGTGCTCGCCGACCACACCAAGCTCGGCTCCGACACGATGTTCCAGACCGTGCCGACGGACGTGATCACACGGCTCGTCACCGACGAGCCGCCGGGCCACGACGACCGGGCCGCCACGGAGCTGCAGGCCCTGGCCGATCAGGGCGTGCAGATCGCCGTCGCCGGCGGCTCGGGCGCGGGCCGCGGGCCGGGGCAGCCGGGGATGGACGGCGCGGGAGAGCGCAGAGGCCCCCGGCGGGACGTCCCGCTGCCGGGCCAGCGGCGCAGCCATGCGCCCGGCGGCGGGGCCGGCGGACCACAGCTCCGCTCGGCCACCCCGCTGTCCGAGGCGTCGGGCGGCCGGGTCGCCGATCTGGCCCCACGACGGCGCTGA
- a CDS encoding PH domain-containing protein has translation MTSQDRSTPPQQQYAERSYRSPAALAGGVLLLLLGGWLGGDALLRGVAHTKLMAVFALLLGVPLVVAYTLRPLVRAGEDRLTVRNPFRTVTLPWSAVETLRAAFSTEVVTAAGTTYQLWAIPVSLRQRKKASRQAQRGAASGPRFGPQAHAGEDGSVTRAVADQALEELREVKERAAARESAQGEPVVRWSYAILAPMAVGAVGLAVMVAL, from the coding sequence ATGACGAGTCAGGACCGGTCCACCCCGCCCCAGCAGCAGTACGCGGAGCGCAGCTACCGCTCGCCCGCGGCCCTCGCGGGCGGCGTGCTGCTCCTCCTGCTCGGCGGCTGGCTCGGCGGCGACGCGCTGCTGCGGGGCGTCGCACACACCAAGCTCATGGCGGTGTTCGCGCTGCTCCTCGGCGTGCCGCTGGTGGTCGCCTACACCCTGCGGCCGCTGGTGCGGGCGGGCGAGGACCGGCTGACGGTGCGCAATCCGTTCCGTACGGTCACGCTGCCGTGGAGCGCGGTGGAGACGCTGCGCGCGGCGTTCTCCACGGAGGTGGTCACCGCTGCGGGCACGACGTACCAGCTGTGGGCGATTCCGGTCTCGCTGCGGCAGCGCAAGAAGGCCAGTCGCCAGGCGCAGCGCGGGGCCGCATCCGGGCCCCGGTTCGGACCGCAGGCCCATGCCGGCGAGGACGGTTCGGTGACGCGGGCCGTGGCCGACCAGGCCCTCGAAGAGCTCCGTGAGGTCAAGGAGCGCGCCGCGGCCCGCGAGAGTGCCCAGGGCGAGCCGGTGGTGCGCTGGTCGTACGCGATCCTCGCGCCGATGGCGGTGGGTGCGGTCGGGCTGGCCGTGATGGTGGCGCTGTAG
- a CDS encoding phospho-sugar mutase, with protein MATDPAELINRAQAWLAEDPDPETREELSKLIAAEETDELAARFAGTLQFGTAGLRGELGAGPMRMNRSVVIRAAAGLAGYLKAQGDGAGLVVIGYDARHKSADFARDTAAVMVGAGLRAAVLPRPLPTPVLAFAIRHLGAVAGVEVTASHNPPRDNGYKVYLGDGSQIVPPADGEIADQIAAVGPLAGVPRPEAGWETLDEAVLNAYLARTDAVLTPGSPRDTKVVYTPMHGVGRDTLVAAFARAGFPAPTVVAEQAEPDPDFPTVAFPNPEEPGAMDLAFATARAQGASGVDIVIANDPDADRCAVAVPDPAAPDGWRMLRGDEVGALLASHLVSKRATGTFATTIVSSQLMSRIAAGASLPYEETLTGFKWLARVDGLRYAFEEALGYCVDPEGVRDKDGITAALLITELAAELKQAGRTLTDLLDDLALECGLHATDQLSVRVEDLSLIADAMRRLREQPPTVLAGLAVTRADDLNRGTETLPPTDGLRYYLSGSPEAGIEAARVVVRPSGTEPKLKCYLEVVVPVAAAEALPGARTKAAATLAALKRDLAAAAGI; from the coding sequence GTGGCTACCGATCCCGCGGAGCTGATCAACCGGGCCCAGGCATGGCTGGCCGAGGACCCCGACCCGGAGACCCGGGAAGAGCTGTCCAAGCTCATCGCGGCCGAGGAGACCGACGAGCTGGCCGCCCGGTTCGCCGGCACCCTCCAGTTCGGCACCGCCGGGCTGCGCGGGGAGCTGGGCGCGGGCCCGATGCGGATGAACCGCTCCGTGGTCATCCGGGCGGCGGCCGGTCTCGCCGGGTACCTCAAGGCGCAGGGCGACGGCGCGGGGCTGGTCGTCATCGGCTACGACGCCCGCCACAAGAGCGCCGACTTCGCCCGCGACACGGCGGCCGTGATGGTCGGCGCCGGCCTGCGCGCCGCGGTGCTGCCGCGCCCGCTGCCCACCCCGGTCCTGGCCTTCGCGATCCGGCATCTGGGCGCGGTGGCCGGGGTCGAGGTCACCGCCAGCCACAACCCGCCGCGCGACAACGGCTACAAGGTCTACCTGGGCGACGGTTCGCAGATCGTGCCGCCCGCGGACGGCGAGATCGCCGACCAGATCGCCGCGGTCGGCCCGCTGGCCGGCGTACCGCGCCCGGAGGCCGGCTGGGAGACCCTCGACGAGGCCGTCCTGAACGCCTACCTGGCGCGTACGGACGCGGTGCTGACGCCAGGCTCGCCCCGGGACACGAAGGTCGTCTACACGCCGATGCACGGCGTCGGCCGGGACACCCTCGTCGCCGCCTTCGCCCGCGCCGGATTCCCGGCCCCGACCGTCGTCGCGGAGCAGGCCGAGCCCGACCCGGACTTCCCCACGGTCGCCTTCCCCAACCCGGAGGAGCCGGGCGCGATGGACCTCGCGTTCGCCACCGCCCGCGCGCAGGGCGCTTCCGGCGTCGACATCGTGATCGCCAACGACCCCGACGCGGACCGCTGCGCCGTCGCCGTCCCCGACCCCGCCGCGCCGGACGGCTGGCGGATGCTGCGCGGCGACGAGGTCGGCGCCCTGCTCGCCTCCCACCTGGTGAGCAAGCGCGCGACCGGCACCTTCGCGACGACCATCGTCTCGTCCCAGCTGATGTCCCGTATCGCGGCCGGCGCGTCGCTCCCGTACGAGGAGACGCTGACCGGCTTCAAGTGGCTGGCGCGGGTGGACGGCCTGCGGTACGCCTTCGAGGAGGCGCTCGGCTACTGCGTCGACCCGGAGGGCGTGCGCGACAAGGACGGCATCACCGCGGCCCTGCTGATCACCGAGCTGGCCGCCGAGCTCAAGCAGGCCGGGCGCACCCTCACCGACCTGCTCGACGACCTGGCGCTGGAATGCGGGCTGCACGCCACCGACCAGCTCTCGGTCCGGGTCGAGGACCTGTCGCTGATCGCCGATGCGATGCGCAGGCTGCGCGAGCAGCCGCCGACCGTGCTGGCGGGCCTGGCCGTGACCCGGGCCGACGACCTGAACCGGGGCACGGAGACGCTGCCGCCGACCGACGGTCTGCGCTACTACCTCTCCGGCTCGCCGGAGGCCGGCATCGAGGCCGCCCGCGTGGTGGTCCGTCCCAGCGGCACCGAGCCGAAGCTCAAGTGCTACCTGGAGGTCGTGGTCCCGGTGGCCGCCGCCGAGGCGCTGCCCGGGGCCCGGACGAAGGCGGCCGCGACGCTGGCCGCCCTGAAGCGTGATCTGGCGGCCGCGGCCGGGATCTGA
- a CDS encoding aldehyde dehydrogenase family protein, whose protein sequence is MTFDYAPAPESRAVVDIAPSYGLFIDGEFAPASDGKVFKTVSPSTEEVLSEVAQASADDVDRAVKAARKAFEKWSALPGAERAKYLFRIARIIQERSRELAVLESLDNGKPIRESRDADLPLVAAHFFYYAGWADKLDHAGYGANPRPLGVAGQVIPWNFPLLMLAWKIAPALATGNTVVLKPAETTPLSALFFADICRQAGLPKGVVNILTGDGSTGASLVGHPDVNKVAFTGSTEVGKAIARTVAGTDKKVTLELGGKAANIVFDDAPLDQAVEGIVNGIFFNQGHVCCAGSRLLVQESVADELLDALKRRMRTLRVGDPLDKNTDIGAINSAEQLARITALADAGEAEGAERWSPSCELPSSGYWFAPTLFTGVTQAHRIAREEIFGPVLSVLTFRTPAEAVEKANNTPYGLSAGIWTEKGSRMLWMANKLRAGIIWSNTFNKFDPASPFGGYKESGYGREGGRHGLEAYLAPSSPEGAR, encoded by the coding sequence ATGACCTTCGATTACGCACCCGCACCCGAGTCCCGCGCGGTCGTCGACATCGCGCCGTCCTACGGCCTGTTCATCGACGGCGAGTTCGCCCCGGCCTCCGACGGCAAGGTCTTCAAGACCGTCTCCCCGTCGACCGAGGAGGTCCTCTCCGAGGTCGCCCAGGCGAGCGCGGACGATGTCGACCGCGCCGTGAAGGCGGCCCGCAAGGCCTTCGAGAAGTGGTCCGCGCTGCCCGGCGCCGAGCGCGCCAAGTACCTCTTCCGGATCGCCCGGATCATCCAGGAGCGCTCGCGCGAGCTGGCCGTGCTGGAGTCGCTCGACAACGGCAAACCGATCCGCGAGTCCCGGGACGCCGACCTGCCGCTGGTCGCCGCGCACTTCTTCTACTACGCGGGCTGGGCCGACAAGCTCGACCACGCGGGGTACGGCGCCAACCCGCGCCCCCTGGGCGTGGCCGGCCAGGTCATCCCCTGGAACTTCCCCCTCCTCATGCTCGCGTGGAAGATCGCCCCGGCACTGGCGACCGGCAACACGGTCGTACTCAAGCCCGCCGAGACGACCCCGCTCTCCGCCCTGTTCTTCGCGGACATCTGCCGCCAGGCGGGTCTGCCCAAGGGCGTCGTCAACATCCTCACGGGCGACGGCTCCACCGGCGCCTCGCTGGTCGGGCACCCCGACGTCAACAAGGTGGCCTTCACGGGCTCCACCGAGGTCGGCAAGGCCATCGCCCGTACGGTCGCCGGCACGGACAAGAAGGTCACCCTGGAGCTCGGCGGCAAGGCGGCGAACATCGTCTTCGACGACGCGCCGCTGGACCAGGCCGTCGAGGGCATCGTCAACGGCATCTTCTTCAACCAGGGCCACGTCTGCTGCGCGGGCTCGCGCCTGCTGGTCCAGGAGTCGGTCGCCGACGAGCTGCTGGACGCGCTCAAGCGCCGGATGCGGACCCTGCGCGTGGGCGACCCGCTCGACAAGAACACCGACATCGGCGCCATCAACTCCGCCGAACAGCTGGCCCGGATCACCGCGCTGGCCGACGCGGGCGAGGCCGAGGGCGCCGAGCGCTGGTCGCCGTCCTGCGAACTCCCCTCCTCCGGCTACTGGTTCGCCCCGACGCTGTTCACCGGTGTCACCCAGGCGCACCGCATCGCCCGTGAGGAGATCTTCGGCCCGGTGCTCTCCGTGCTGACCTTCCGCACCCCCGCGGAGGCCGTGGAGAAGGCCAACAACACCCCGTACGGCCTCTCCGCCGGCATCTGGACGGAGAAGGGCTCGCGGATGCTGTGGATGGCGAACAAGCTGCGTGCGGGCATCATCTGGTCCAACACGTTCAACAAGTTCGACCCGGCCTCGCCCTTCGGCGGCTACAAGGAGTCGGGCTACGGCCGCGAGGGCGGCCGGCACGGTCTGGAGGCGTACCTCGCCCCGTCGAGCCCGGAGGGCGCGCGCTGA
- the deoC gene encoding deoxyribose-phosphate aldolase gives MPITVPAYGKEAAGRLASMADVTADDGALRRFLHGLPGVDAVGLEARAATLGTRSIKTTAKAYAIDLAISMIDLTTLEGADTPGKVRALCAKGVHPDPTDRTSPKVAAICVYPDMVATAKEALGDSGVHVASVATAFPAGRAALPVKLADTRDAVAAGADEIDMVIDRGAFLSGRYMDVFEEIKAVKEACARPDGSAAHLKVIFETGELQTYDNVRRVSWLAMLAGADFIKTSTGKVAVNATPPVTLLMLEAVRDFHAATGVQVGVKPAGGIRTTKDAIKYLVMVNETLGEPWLTADWFRFGASSLLNDLLMQRQKLSTGRYSGPDYVTVD, from the coding sequence ATGCCCATCACTGTTCCCGCATACGGCAAGGAAGCCGCGGGGCGTCTGGCGTCAATGGCGGACGTGACCGCCGACGACGGTGCGCTGCGCCGCTTCCTCCACGGCCTGCCGGGTGTCGACGCGGTCGGCCTCGAGGCCCGCGCCGCCACCCTCGGCACCCGCTCGATCAAGACGACGGCGAAGGCGTACGCCATCGACCTCGCCATCTCGATGATCGACCTGACGACCCTCGAAGGCGCGGACACCCCGGGCAAGGTCCGGGCGCTGTGCGCCAAGGGCGTCCACCCGGACCCCACGGACCGCACCAGCCCCAAGGTCGCGGCGATCTGCGTCTACCCGGACATGGTCGCGACGGCCAAGGAGGCGCTCGGCGACTCCGGCGTCCACGTCGCGTCCGTCGCCACCGCCTTCCCGGCCGGCCGCGCCGCGCTGCCGGTCAAGCTCGCCGACACCCGTGACGCGGTCGCGGCCGGCGCCGACGAGATCGACATGGTGATCGACCGGGGCGCCTTCCTCTCCGGCCGCTACATGGACGTCTTCGAGGAGATCAAGGCCGTCAAGGAGGCGTGCGCCCGGCCCGATGGCAGCGCCGCGCACCTCAAGGTCATCTTCGAGACCGGCGAGCTCCAGACGTACGACAACGTCCGCCGGGTCTCCTGGCTCGCGATGCTCGCGGGCGCCGACTTCATCAAGACCTCGACCGGCAAGGTCGCCGTCAACGCCACCCCGCCGGTCACCCTCCTGATGCTGGAGGCGGTCCGTGACTTCCACGCCGCGACCGGCGTCCAGGTCGGGGTGAAGCCGGCCGGCGGTATCCGTACGACCAAGGACGCGATCAAGTACCTGGTCATGGTCAACGAGACCCTCGGCGAGCCCTGGCTGACCGCCGACTGGTTCCGCTTCGGCGCCTCCAGCCTCCTCAACGACCTGCTGATGCAGCGCCAGAAGCTCAGCACCGGCCGCTACTCCGGCCCCGACTACGTCACGGTGGACTGA
- a CDS encoding gamma-glutamylcyclotransferase — protein sequence MSLYAAYAGNLDARLMSRRAPHSPLRGTGWLNGWRLTFGGEQMGWEGALATIVEAPASQVFVALYDIAPMDEESMDRWEGVGMDIYRRMRVRVHTLDGDEAAWLYVLNGYEGGLPSARYLGEIADAAESAGAPHDYVMELRKRPC from the coding sequence ATGTCGCTCTACGCCGCGTACGCCGGCAACCTCGACGCGCGGCTGATGTCCCGCCGCGCACCGCACTCGCCGCTGCGCGGCACGGGCTGGCTCAACGGCTGGCGGCTGACCTTCGGCGGCGAGCAGATGGGCTGGGAAGGCGCGCTGGCGACGATCGTCGAGGCCCCCGCCTCCCAGGTCTTCGTCGCCCTCTACGACATCGCGCCCATGGACGAGGAGTCCATGGACCGCTGGGAGGGCGTCGGCATGGACATCTACCGCCGGATGCGGGTGCGGGTGCACACGCTCGACGGCGACGAGGCCGCCTGGCTCTACGTCCTCAACGGCTACGAGGGCGGTCTGCCGTCCGCCCGCTATCTGGGCGAGATCGCGGACGCCGCGGAGTCGGCGGGCGCACCGCACGACTATGTGATGGAGCTGCGCAAGCGGCCCTGCTGA
- a CDS encoding purine-nucleoside phosphorylase produces MNASVTPDIARDPQGAAADAAARLRELTGAETHDVALVMGSGWAPAAEALGAPEHEFSVTELPGFPPPAVAGHGGTIRSYRVGEKRALVFLGRTHYYEGRGVAAVAHGVRTAVAAGCKTIVLTNGCGGLREGMRPGQPVLISDHLNLTATSPIVGANFVDLTDLYSPRLRALCKEVDPSLEEGVYAQFPGPHYETPAEIKMIRTLGADLVGMSTVLEAIAAREAGAEVLGLSLVTNLAAGMTGEPLNHEEVLQAGRDSATRMGSLLAQVLGKL; encoded by the coding sequence GTGAACGCATCTGTTACCCCGGACATCGCGCGCGACCCGCAGGGTGCCGCCGCCGACGCCGCCGCCCGTCTGCGCGAGCTGACCGGCGCCGAAACCCACGACGTGGCCCTGGTGATGGGCTCCGGCTGGGCGCCGGCAGCCGAGGCCCTGGGCGCGCCCGAGCACGAATTTTCCGTCACCGAGCTGCCCGGCTTCCCGCCGCCGGCCGTCGCAGGACACGGCGGCACGATCCGCTCGTACCGGGTCGGCGAGAAGCGGGCGCTGGTCTTCCTGGGCCGTACGCACTACTACGAGGGCCGCGGTGTCGCCGCGGTCGCGCACGGCGTCCGTACCGCCGTCGCGGCCGGCTGCAAGACCATCGTGCTCACCAACGGGTGCGGCGGTCTGCGCGAGGGCATGCGCCCCGGCCAGCCGGTCCTCATCAGCGACCACCTCAACCTGACCGCCACCTCCCCGATCGTCGGCGCGAACTTCGTCGACCTGACGGACCTGTACTCGCCGCGGCTGCGCGCGCTGTGCAAGGAGGTCGACCCGAGCCTGGAGGAGGGCGTCTACGCCCAGTTCCCCGGCCCGCACTACGAGACCCCGGCCGAGATCAAGATGATCCGGACGCTGGGCGCCGACCTGGTCGGGATGTCCACGGTCCTGGAGGCCATCGCGGCGCGCGAGGCCGGCGCCGAGGTGCTCGGTCTGTCGCTGGTGACGAACCTCGCCGCCGGCATGACGGGCGAGCCGCTCAACCACGAAGAGGTGCTGCAGGCCGGCCGCGACTCCGCGACCCGGATGGGCAGCCTGCTCGCCCAGGTGCTCGGCAAGCTCTGA
- a CDS encoding aldehyde dehydrogenase family protein gives MNTVDRLSVLKTYKLYVGGKFPRSESGRVYEVTDSKGAWLANAPLASRKDARDAVVAARKAFGGWSGATAYNRGQILYRVAEMLEGRRDQFVAEVAAAEGLSKAKATAQVDAATDRWVWYAGWSDKVAQIAGGANPVAGPYFNLSSPEPTGVVAVLAPQDSSFLGLVSVIAPAIVTGNTVVVAAAEDAPLPALSLAEVLATSDLPGGVVNILSGRTAELGAPLAAHQDVNALDLAGADEELAKELETAAADNLKRVLRPGTVNWTADPGTGRLLSFLETKTVWHPMGV, from the coding sequence ATGAACACCGTTGACCGCTTGAGTGTGCTCAAGACCTACAAGCTGTACGTCGGGGGCAAGTTCCCCCGGTCCGAGAGCGGGCGGGTGTACGAGGTGACCGACTCCAAGGGCGCATGGCTCGCCAACGCGCCGCTGGCCTCCCGCAAGGACGCCCGGGACGCGGTGGTCGCCGCCCGTAAGGCGTTCGGCGGCTGGTCGGGCGCCACGGCCTACAACCGCGGGCAGATCCTCTACCGCGTCGCCGAGATGCTGGAGGGCCGCCGCGACCAGTTCGTCGCCGAGGTGGCCGCCGCCGAGGGCCTGTCGAAGGCGAAGGCCACGGCGCAGGTGGACGCGGCGACCGACCGCTGGGTCTGGTACGCGGGCTGGTCCGACAAGGTCGCCCAGATCGCCGGCGGCGCCAACCCGGTGGCCGGTCCGTACTTCAACCTCTCCTCCCCCGAGCCGACCGGTGTGGTCGCGGTCCTGGCCCCGCAGGACTCGTCCTTCCTCGGCCTGGTCTCGGTGATCGCCCCGGCGATCGTCACGGGCAACACGGTGGTCGTGGCGGCCGCCGAGGACGCCCCGCTGCCCGCTCTCTCCCTGGCCGAGGTGCTCGCCACCTCCGACCTCCCGGGCGGCGTGGTCAACATCCTCTCGGGCCGTACCGCGGAGCTGGGCGCCCCGCTCGCCGCCCACCAGGACGTCAACGCCCTCGACCTCGCGGGCGCCGACGAGGAGCTGGCGAAGGAGCTGGAGACGGCCGCGGCCGACAACCTCAAGCGGGTGCTCCGCCCGGGGACGGTGAACTGGACCGCCGACCCCGGAACCGGCCGCCTGCTGAGCTTCCTGGAGACGAAGACCGTGTGGCATCCGATGGGCGTTTAG
- a CDS encoding TetR/AcrR family transcriptional regulator, with translation MRADARRNYERLLTEARTAFTEHGTDTSLEDIARRAGVGIGTLYRHFPNRTALMGAVFQGEVDALLAHARELADAPQPCAALVEWLRAIITHASTYRGLSRALMTASADDSSGMARCSVPMREAGGALLTRAQQAGAVRADVSISDLMQLTNGISLAVEESPDDPQLADRLLTLTLSGLKGGERKRQSVPETSPERPPAAS, from the coding sequence ATGCGGGCCGATGCGCGCCGCAACTACGAGCGGCTGCTGACCGAGGCCCGTACGGCCTTCACCGAGCACGGCACGGACACCTCGCTGGAGGACATCGCCCGCCGCGCCGGGGTCGGCATCGGCACCCTCTACCGGCACTTCCCCAACCGGACCGCCCTGATGGGCGCGGTCTTCCAGGGGGAGGTGGACGCCCTGCTGGCACACGCCAGGGAGCTCGCCGACGCGCCGCAGCCGTGCGCCGCGCTGGTCGAATGGCTGCGCGCGATCATCACCCACGCCAGCACCTACCGCGGGCTGTCGCGCGCGCTGATGACGGCGTCGGCGGACGACAGCTCGGGGATGGCGCGGTGCAGCGTGCCGATGCGGGAGGCCGGCGGCGCGCTGCTGACCCGCGCCCAGCAGGCCGGAGCCGTCCGCGCCGATGTGAGCATCAGCGATCTGATGCAGCTGACCAACGGCATCTCGCTGGCCGTCGAGGAGTCCCCGGACGACCCCCAGCTCGCCGACCGGCTGCTGACCCTCACCCTGAGCGGGCTGAAGGGCGGCGAGCGGAAGCGCCAGAGCGTGCCGGAGACCTCCCCGGAGAGGCCGCCCGCGGCCTCCTGA
- a CDS encoding NAD(P)H-quinone dehydrogenase: MEYVTRIVIIGGGPGGYEAALVAASLGAEVTVVDCDGLGGASVLTDCVPSKTLIATAEVMTTFDSSYEELGIIVEDDTPYNDRPARVVGVDLGKVNRRVKRLALAQSHDITASVTRAGGRVMRGRGRLEPGQAPDGSRKVTVTAADGTTEGLIADAVLIATGAHPREIPDALPDGERILNWTQVYDLDELPEELIVVGSGVTGAEFAGAYQALGSRVTLVSSRDRVLPGEDPDAAAVLEDVFRRRGMNVMSRSRAQSAKRVGDRVEVTLADGRTISGTHCLMAVGSIPNTEGIGLEAAGVKLKESGHVWTDKVSRTTAPGVYAAGDCTGIFALASVAAMQGRIAMYHFLGDAVTPLNLKTVSANVFTDPEIATVGYSQADVDSGRIDARVVKLPLLRNPRAKMQGIRDGFVKLFCRPGTGIVVGGVVVSPRASELIHPISIAVDNNLTVEQIANTFTVYPSLSGSIAEVARQLHIRKTAGE, encoded by the coding sequence ATGGAGTACGTGACTCGGATCGTGATCATCGGTGGCGGACCCGGCGGATACGAAGCGGCCCTCGTGGCCGCCTCTCTCGGCGCGGAGGTGACCGTCGTCGACTGCGACGGTCTGGGCGGGGCGTCGGTGCTGACCGACTGCGTGCCGTCGAAGACTCTGATCGCCACGGCCGAGGTGATGACCACCTTCGATTCGTCGTACGAAGAGCTCGGCATCATCGTCGAGGACGACACCCCGTACAACGACCGGCCCGCCCGGGTCGTCGGCGTCGACCTCGGCAAGGTCAACCGACGGGTCAAGCGCCTCGCGCTCGCCCAGTCGCACGACATCACCGCCTCCGTGACCCGCGCCGGCGGCCGGGTCATGCGCGGTCGCGGCCGGCTGGAGCCGGGCCAGGCGCCGGACGGCTCCCGCAAGGTGACGGTCACCGCCGCCGACGGCACGACCGAGGGCCTGATCGCCGACGCGGTGCTGATCGCCACCGGCGCGCACCCCCGCGAGATCCCCGACGCGCTCCCCGACGGCGAGCGGATCCTGAACTGGACGCAGGTCTACGACCTCGACGAGCTGCCCGAAGAGCTGATCGTGGTCGGCTCCGGTGTCACCGGTGCCGAGTTCGCCGGCGCCTACCAGGCGCTCGGCTCCCGCGTCACCCTCGTCTCCTCCCGTGACCGCGTGCTGCCGGGCGAGGACCCGGACGCGGCCGCCGTCCTGGAGGACGTCTTCCGCCGCCGCGGCATGAACGTCATGTCGCGCTCCCGGGCCCAGTCCGCCAAACGGGTCGGCGACCGCGTCGAGGTCACCCTGGCCGACGGCCGCACGATCTCCGGTACGCACTGCCTGATGGCGGTCGGCTCCATCCCCAACACCGAGGGCATCGGTCTGGAAGCGGCCGGCGTCAAGCTCAAGGAGTCCGGCCACGTCTGGACCGACAAGGTCTCCCGCACCACCGCCCCGGGCGTGTACGCGGCCGGTGACTGCACCGGCATCTTCGCGCTGGCGTCGGTCGCCGCGATGCAGGGCCGGATCGCGATGTACCACTTCCTCGGCGACGCGGTCACGCCGCTGAACCTCAAGACCGTCTCCGCGAACGTCTTCACCGACCCGGAGATCGCCACCGTCGGCTACTCCCAGGCCGACGTCGACAGCGGCAGGATCGACGCCCGGGTCGTGAAGCTCCCGCTGCTGCGCAACCCGCGGGCCAAGATGCAGGGCATCCGCGACGGCTTCGTGAAGCTGTTCTGCCGCCCCGGCACCGGCATCGTCGTCGGCGGTGTGGTCGTCTCCCCGCGCGCGAGTGAGCTGATCCATCCGATCTCGATCGCGGTCGACAACAATCTGACCGTCGAGCAGATCGCCAACACCTTCACGGTCTACCCGTCGCTGTCCGGTTCGATCGCCGAGGTCGCCCGCCAGCTGCACATCCGCAAGACGGCCGGCGAGTAA